The following DNA comes from Odocoileus virginianus isolate 20LAN1187 ecotype Illinois chromosome 26, Ovbor_1.2, whole genome shotgun sequence.
TTTATGTATCTAGAAGCTCAGTtattgggtacatatatattctatCAAGGAATTATTGTGACTGTTGAAAGATATGATAATACTGATgttatattttttacaaaggtCTCCTATTAAAGACATATATTAAAGTACTTATGGGTTGAGTGGTATGATTTTTATtgtttgcctttaaaaattattttaacaagaaTGGAGTAGCTAACTCTGTAGCCCGATGTAGAAAGAATGCATAAGGACAGAGAAATGACCATTGGATTTGGTCAGCTGGAATGTCGGTGATGTTGATCAGTGCGGTCTCAATGAAGTGAGCGGGGCGTAAGCCTGACTGGAATGGGTTGAAGAGAAAATAGTGTGAACAGAAATGGAAAGAGTGATGGCATGTTTTGCTATTAGGAGAAACAGAACTGGAAAGAAATTAAGATGGCATTTTCAAAAGATGGAAGAGGTAGACATTGATACTTTGGACAATAGGGTTATGAATGCAGGATCGAACGCCTCGAGATGGCAGCAGGGTAGTGGAGGGGTTAGCTTTTGATGGAATCAAAGACCCTTCACTTATTTCAACTGGAGGGAAGGCAGCAGGTGTGATCCAGAGCTGGGATGGAGAATAAGGTGGTAGGAAGATGGGGGTCCAGTCTGTTCCCATTTCATCAGTTAGGTATGTGGTAACATATACCATCATTTTGGAGTTCAAGGGGAGAAGTAGAATCGGGCATTTGGAGAGGAGGTACTATGAATTAttcaattcagaaaaaaagagatgcaaaCACACCAGAGAAATTCACTGGGAACTCGGGCCAGCGGAGGTctgcagtcatgtatgaatgtggaCTGGGACCACACGTCATAATGTGAGCTGAGTGTCGTGCTCCTCCTCTGCAGGCACAAAGCAGGTAGGGGATTAAGTTCATTCCACACAGCTTTGCAGAGATAGAGTCAAAGGAAGTCAAGGTGTTCAGGGGAGAGATTACAATAATTAAATATAGAATCTGAACTGGATAAAGACAGATACAAGGGCTTGTCAGGGGCGATGGctataaaaaaaaatggcagagtaAATCGCTTGGAAGATCTTATCACATCTGAAGAAACATTCGATTAGTGATATTTGAAAGGTGAACtggaagaagagaataaaataaaaaagaatggaatgaaaAAGCAATTTGGGCAGCAGTACAATTATTGGTAATGGTAAGGTCTAGAGCCACACTATTCAATGGAATAGCCACTACCATATGTGGTTATTTAAgcttaaattaatttaaaaaaatttaaaactcaattCTTTAATCGCACCAGGCACATTTCAAGTCCTTCACAACCATGTGTGGCTCGTGGCTCCCACACTGAACAGCActgatacagaacatttccatccaTCACAGAAATTTCTATTGAGTAGCACTGGATTAGTACGACCAAGGGAGTGAGAACGGAGACAAGAGTAGGGATGGGGGTAAAATCACTGGGAGCCCTGTTTGCTGTACAGCCCTCAGGGAGAGGGGTTCTGGTAAGGGAATTGTGAAGACGGAGTTGAAGTGTCATGAACTGTTTTCTACCAGTCCCCAGGGTCATCAGCTGCTCATCAGCATGCCCAGTCTCATCTACACTAAGGCTGGCCTGTCCTTCACCTGGGGTTGCCCTACACTCCTCCCAGAAGAGTCAGCCACATGTTGGCCTTTTCACAAGGTGATTGGCAAAGACACCTTGTCTAAGGCATCTGAGACCCCCCACTAACCCCAGGAGGACAGAGAAAAGCCTCAGTGTCTGTTTCCACGTGCAAAGGTACCCAGAGTCTTCAGGAAGATGCAGCTTACCTGACTCTCAGATTCCCAGTGAGAAGAAAGGAATGGGGTTGGGAATGGGAGCTGGGACTTCTAactctgttatatatatataggtagacTAGGACCTCAGTTTCTGTTTTGACAACTAAGTACATAGCATATAGAACTGTCAGTCCAGAACAGGGTTTGTGGGCACAAAGGGAGACCCTCACTGAAGTTCTTTCccagggagaagagaaggcagCATGACTTAAGTCCTAACATTTCCATTAGCAGAAGGGAAACCATGAGACATACTTTATGTCAGGTTAGACCTTTACTATGGGACAGGAGACACAGTGCCCCTTCTAGCCATTTCTTAGGGGTTAATGATCTCAATGTGAAACTGCAGGTGAGTGGCTGTGACCACACAGTGGccccggaggagggcacaggTCTGGCAGTTGTGGCATTGCCAGTGGTACTGGATGACATAGATGGCATTGAGCACCTGGCAGTATCGCCAGTGGATGCGCCACATACGGACAAAAGACTGGAGCTTGACCACTGCCCTCTCTCTGTATGCATAGGCAATCAGGGCTGCCCTCCGCTTCTTCTGCAGCAGCCTGTCCATTGTCAGTCTCCACCAGCACTGAATCATCCAAGTCTTCAGGGCTACATGCAACAATGTCCGGCGCACCAGGGTGCCACGCCACCAGGCCTGGATCTTCTTGGCTGCTCCTACTCTGTCTTTTTTAGTTTTCTAGGCAGAGATAAGAGAGACCACTCAGAGAACTGCCTGCCACCAACTTGTAGGGTATTTCTGGAAAGGGCCTGGTTCTCTTAATATCCCTACTTTGGAGAGTTCAGGGGAGATAGCAGGACACTGATCAAGAGGCCCTAGGTGCTGAGTTCTTCTCTGCCAATAAGGACACATCACCTTACCCTCAGAGTCACAGCATCCTCCTCCTGACTACCTCTCAGGTGCATGAATCAAGGGGAAAACCGTTAGTAACTAGAAGCAAGCATTAGGGGTATGAGGGCCTTTGTTAGTCATATTCTAACACATCAGTGCTTATTGGGTTTTGGAGGTTTGGTTTTATAATGCTTTTGCCTGGTATTCTCTGCTAATTCTAGTCCTATTGATTGATTGCTTTCTGCCACAAAAGTGTATTTCAATATGGTGATTGGTTTTTAACACCCTCATCATATATTCTACTCCCAGCTTCTACATATTGAGAACATTCTTTCTAATCCAGGGTCTTCACATTCTCATCTCCCAGCTCATGTGTTTCTTGatggctttccttttctccattcacTCGTCATGTCACAGTCAAACCCAGACCCAGAGAGTTTATGCTGAGAAGGGAGTGGAGGGAAAATGAGCCAATGTTGAGTTGACTCCTGACTATCTTAAACTCTAAGATAATTGTGGCCTAAGAGGCACAATTCCACATCCTCATGACACTGACATAAATGTCCTGGATATCTATATATTATACAGAGATTTTACCtacctctcttttcttcttccgcTCTATCATCTTAATCATAGTTATTTCTTCGGAATCCTCAATGACAATTTGAATGAAATGGCCATCTTTCTGTCAtcagaaataaatgggaaatgaaTGGGAGGGTGAAAACTACTGTTTCTCTCTATGGCTCTGCACAAAAGCTACCTACTGCCTCAGCATCCCCCCTTTTTCCCAAACCCATAAAGTCTTGGGTGAGTCCCACCCACCCTCAAGCCTGCTTAGAGGATCTGAATGCGCCTCTTACACAAAATCGAACCCCCATGGCTTGTCTCTTGATGGCTCCTTCGTTTCTCTACTTCCCAAGGTCTGGCATGAGTCATATGAGGGGAAAGCCCTGAGTTAACAATTGCTTTATGACATGAGGATTGGGATATCTGCACATAGGTTGAGTCTTCCTCAGAAACAAGATCCATGGGAACTTGTATTACCTGTCCACTTCCCTTCTGTCAGAAACGTATCAGAGCTCAGAGTGGAAAGAGAGCATTTGTGTACCATCCCTCCTGTGAGGCCCGTCCACATCCTCTCTTAAACTAGTCACACAAGAGGGCAAGAGGGACCATGGCAGTACAGCTTCATTCAGCACTCTTGTGTCTCCTCAGACTTAGCACTTCCTGTCTTCTCTGGATTCAGGTTTTAGTACCTCAGTGCACCATAGGAAACTAGAAAGAGAGACCAGATAGATCTAGAAAGCAatagaataaaaacaacaattttaaattaattaaatagaaaacaaaaatgagtgGTGCAAGGTAGATTTTGAAGGTGACATCTTTCaaattggagcttccctggtgactcggtggtgaagaatctgccgggAGATTTAAGAGAggcgggttcgacccctgggttgggaagatcctctggaggagggcacagcaacccactctagtatgcttgcctgcaaagtcccatggacagagaagcctggtgggctacagtcagacaggactgaaggggctgagcgcacacacagagtatataggtatacatataaacCCTCACTTGATCCTCCCCTCACTGCCTCCTaactatgtttgttttctacatccatgactctgcttctattttgtaaataagttaatttgtaccttttttaaaaaaaaagatttcacatgtaagagatatcatatgatatttgtctttctgtgtcagacttacttcacttaatatgacaatctccaggtctatccatgttgccacaaatggtgttattttgttcttttttctggctgagtaatagtccattgtataaatgtatgaTACCTTCTTTTTACCCATTCCTcttttgatggacacttaggttgctccatctcctggctactgtaaacagtgcttcagggAATATTGGGGTGTGTgtctctttttgaattaaagttttctccgagtacatgcctaggagtgggattgctgggtcatatggtagttctattttcagttttttaaggaaccttcatactgttctccacagtggctgtatcaaattacattcccaacaacagtgcaagagggttcccttttcttcacacccttgccggcatttattgtttgtagattttttgatgaaggccattctgaaggtatgaagtgatacctcattgtagttttgatttgcatttctttaacaattagtaatactgagcattttttcatgtgctttttggccatctgtatgtcgtctttggcaaaatgtcttttgtaaattttctgctcagtttttgattgggctgtttgttttttgatattaagcttcatgagctgtttgtatattttggaaaggaatcccttgtcagttgctttgcttgcaaatattttcttaatattctaaaggttgtctttttgttttgtttatggtttcctttgttgtacaaaagattttaagtttaattagacctcattttttaaattttcatcactataggaaatgaattaaaaaaaatcttgctgcAAATCATGTCCAGGagtgttctatgttttcctctaagaactttatagtgtccagccttacatttaggtctttaacctattttgagtttatttttgtgcatggtgttagagagtgttgtagtttcattcttttacatgcagttgtccagctttcccagcaccatttattgaagggactctttttcttcattgtatattcttgcctcctttgtcatagattatgtGACCACAGGAGTGATAGTTTATCTCCgaactttctatcttgttccatagatctatacttctgtttttgtgccagtaccatgttgttttgattactgtaactttgtagtatgtccgaagtcaggaagcctgattcctccagcttcacttttctttctcaggtTTGCTttgctgggatttccctggtgtccagtggttaaggattcacctgccagtgcaggggacatggatttgatccctggtccaggaagattccacatgccacagggcaacaaagcccatgtgccacaaccactgagtctgCCCTCTAAGCCTGaaagctgcaactgctgagcctgagtgccctagagcccatgcttttgCCCTAGAGtgtgtgctccacaacaagagaagcaatGGCAataagaagcccgtgcaccacaactagagactagcCCTTGCtcgccacaagtagagaaagcctgcaagcagtgatgaagacccagtgcagccaaaaataaataaacaaataaacattttaaaaatcagctgctcaaaaatgtatttatttattataataaatagagATGGCATGCTGACTCTAGagtgagcaggcttcagtagttataaCATGTGGACTCAGTATTTGTGGTTTGCAGGCTCTATAGcgtgtgagcttcagtagttatggttcATGGGCTTTAAAGcattcaggctcagtagttgtggcacataggcttagttgccccatggcatgtggaatcttcccaggccagggatcgaacccatgtcctgtgcattggcaggcaaattcctaaccactgaaccattggGGAGTTCACCCATGAGTTTCTTACAGATACCAGAAAATGTTTCAACTTTGTGTTTCACATTGTTCTGCTGTGTTTTATCCAAATGAACCTTTTGAGCCAGCTTCCATTCAGTTTCTTGCAGATTCTCTTGCCTGTAATCTCACTTGGGCAAACCAAATCTTCCAGGATCACATCATGACGGTTGTCAGACTGAAGCTCCTGGGttgcttttgcttatttttttgtatggCTTTTTCGAGTTGGCTTAGGCAGAATTCTCCTCTGAGCAACAGATGATGTGTTTCCTGCTGAACTTCTTCAAGTCACGCAATAGCCAGACCTGGAATTTTTGGAAGTATTTCACTTGAGGAATAAGAACAAAGATTAAAAGAGCTTTTTGACCAACACTAACTTCAGTGGCCTTGGCAGCTGTGATGTTCAACTCCCACAGCTGGGTTTTCAGGTCTAGTTCATCTCCAACTCCAGGAGGGTGTAGAAGATTTCAGACTGGAACTTGTCCAGCTTCTCACCATTGGTCTTCATGATCTTTGCACTGGAAATGAACATGGCTTTGATCTTGCCAATGTGGCTGACACTGTTTTCCCCCAACACTTGGAGGCCTAGGGAGAGGCCTAGGCCTCAGGAGAGCTTGTTAAatacaggaggcagaggggaagagGCAGGAATAGCATGAGTGGAGAAACAAGAACCACAGAGAAATGGTAGAAGCCTAGAGAGTCCTAGGAAGCACTATCATAATTTCTTAAGTGATAAGAGCACGAGGAgtatcttttgttctaatatttggtctttgaaCTGGATTTTGATACAGAGTTCCTGAAATTCTTATGATTTCCTGGGTGTTCGAAGTGTCCTTTGTTCTAATGTGGTAACTCTGGGAGAGCTCCTGGATGGACTAATGATGAGGCTGTTCATCAAAAAGATCAGTGCAGGattaaaacactgaatttttagTTTAAACCCCTTttcttgagaagggaaaggccagaAATAAGGTTCTCCAGAAGTgtcaaatataaaacattttttatgagcagcaaaggagacacacaggAGAAGACTCATAGGAGGCAgaaactgacctttcccattcAGAAGTGTAAGAATTGTAGATTTTTCTACTGTAGTGGTGTTCCCTAGATAAGCTGCCACAGTATCACTTGGAAATTTGTTAGAAATACTCAATCTTGGGAACATGATATACTGAACCAGAAATGATGGGTGGGGTCCACAATCTGCTTTAATTAAACCTTCCACATCATTGGGACCATtgatgaaatttgaaaaatactgccCTGACAATTTCCCTATAGATCCATGATAGGATCTCTTCATGGTAAGATGACCCACTTTCTTTAGAAGGTAGAGCTCAGAGGTTATTCTTGAGTGAAGGCTGACAGACACATGTTTTGCCTAAGTAGAGTAGAGGGCAAGAGAAGGACCTGACCAGTTCATCTATTCCTCATGCAGCTGTTTCATGAATGGCTGATGATTGCCCATGGCTTCCTCCTGCTGACTAGCTGAACTAGGCAAATCATAACACTCCACTTCTGGCTCTCAGGTGACCAATGCATGATTAGATTCACTCTCAGATCATTCAAATTCTAGATgaggcaacaagagaaaagcactGAGATGGGGGCCTACTGGGTTTATTTGATATTagcagagccaccaggaagggcACTAAGAGAGTGAGGCGGGAAAGGCCATGCTGTGCAGGCTTATGTAGCCCAAGGCAGGTGGGGGGACTtttggaattcagttcagttcagtttagttgctcagttgtgtccaactctttgcgaccccatggactgcagcacgccaggcttccctgtccatcaccaactcccggcgtttactcaaactcatgtccattgaatcagtgatgccatccaaccatcttatcctctgtcatcccttctcctcctgccttcaatctttaccagcatcagggtcttttcaaatgagtcagcccttcgcatcaggtggccaaagtattggagtttcagcttcagcatcagtgcttccaatgaatattcaggactgatttcctttaggatggacgggttggatctccttgcagtccaaggggctctcaagagtcttctccaacatcacagttcaaaagcatcaattcttcggcactcagccttctttatggtccagctctcgcatctatacatgactactggcaaaaccatagctttgaccagacggacattttttggtaaagtaatgtctctgctttttaatatgctgtctaggttggtcataactttccttccaaggagcaagcatcttttaatttcatggctgcagtcaccatctgcagtgattttggagcccaaaaaataaagtcagccactgtttccactgtttccgcatctattcgccatgaagtgatgggactagatgccatgatcttagttttcggaatgttgagttttaaaacaactttttcactctcctctttcatcaagaggctttttacttcttcttcgctttctgccataagggtggtatctcatctgcatatctgaggttattgatatttctcccggcaatcttgattccagcttgtgcttcatgcagcccagcgtttctcatgatgtactctgcacataagttaaataagcagggtgacaatacacaggcttgacttactcctttccctatttggaaccagtctgttgttccatgttctaactgttgctttctgacctgtgtacagatttctcaggaggcaggtcaggcagtctggtattcccatctcttgaagaattttccacagtttgttgtgatccacacagtcaaaggctttggcatagtcaataaagcagaaatagatgtttttctggaactctcttgcttttttgatgatccagcagatggtggcaatttgatccatggttcctctgcattttctaaaaccagcttgaacatctggaagttcatagttcatgtactgttgaagcctggcttggagaattttgagcactactttactagcatgtgagatgagtgcaattgtggggtagctgaacattctttggca
Coding sequences within:
- the IQCF2 gene encoding IQ domain-containing protein F2 translates to MGVRFCKDGHFIQIVIEDSEEITMIKMIERKKKREKTKKDRVGAAKKIQAWWRGTLVRRTLLHVALKTWMIQCWWRLTMDRLLQKKRRAALIAYAYRERAVVKLQSFVRMWRIHWRYCQVLNAIYVIQYHWQCHNCQTCALLRGHCVVTATHLQFHIEIINP